A genomic stretch from Achromobacter spanius includes:
- a CDS encoding ABC transporter ATP-binding protein, with amino-acid sequence MSAPMQQPASASTAPLLEVRDLKMHYPGAGGWFQPRRKVIQAVDGVSFNVARGETLALVGESGCGKTTTGKSVLRLIQPTAGSVKLEGEEILALRPEQMRDRRRDMQIIFQDPYASLNPRMTAGDIVGEPLRNYPMPNARARVDELAWLFSKVGLRPESMKKYPHEFSGGQRQRIGIARALALRPKLIVCDEPVSALDVSVQAQVINLLMDLQQEMGIAYLFVAHDLAVVRHISHRVAVMYLGRIVEVADRDTLFAQPRHPYTEILLSAVPVPNPHKPAQRKLLQGDPPSPANPPSGCRFHTRCPLAQPICRETQPALTERPVASGSGQQWVACHFR; translated from the coding sequence ATGAGCGCCCCTATGCAGCAGCCGGCATCGGCATCCACCGCGCCTTTGCTGGAGGTTCGCGACCTGAAGATGCACTACCCCGGCGCGGGCGGCTGGTTTCAGCCGCGCCGCAAGGTCATTCAGGCGGTGGACGGCGTGTCGTTCAATGTGGCGCGCGGAGAAACGCTGGCGTTGGTCGGCGAATCGGGCTGCGGCAAGACGACGACGGGAAAATCCGTGCTGCGGTTGATCCAGCCGACGGCCGGATCGGTGAAGCTGGAAGGCGAAGAGATCCTGGCGCTACGGCCGGAACAAATGCGCGACCGGCGGCGCGACATGCAGATCATCTTCCAGGACCCCTATGCATCCTTGAACCCGCGCATGACGGCGGGCGACATCGTCGGCGAACCGCTGCGCAATTATCCGATGCCAAATGCCCGCGCCCGGGTGGACGAGCTGGCCTGGCTGTTCAGCAAGGTTGGCCTGCGCCCGGAATCGATGAAGAAGTATCCGCACGAGTTCTCGGGCGGGCAGCGGCAGCGCATAGGCATTGCGCGCGCGTTGGCGTTACGGCCCAAGCTGATCGTGTGCGATGAGCCCGTGTCGGCGCTGGACGTGTCCGTTCAGGCGCAGGTGATCAACCTGCTGATGGACCTGCAGCAGGAAATGGGCATCGCGTACCTGTTCGTGGCGCACGACCTGGCCGTGGTGCGGCACATCAGCCATCGGGTCGCGGTGATGTACCTGGGCCGCATCGTCGAGGTCGCCGACCGGGACACTTTGTTTGCGCAACCCAGGCACCCCTACACCGAGATCCTGCTGTCGGCCGTGCCGGTGCCCAACCCGCACAAGCCGGCGCAACGCAAACTGCTGCAAGGCGATCCGCCCAGCCCCGCGAATCCGCCCAGTGGTTGTCGTTTCCATACGCGCTGCCCGCTGGCGCAACCGATCTGCCGTGAGACGCAACCGGCGCTGACCGAACGGCCCGTGGCATCGGGCAGTGGGCAGCAATGGGTGGCGTGCCACTTTCGATGA
- a CDS encoding ABC transporter ATP-binding protein encodes MALSPANAVAPGDVLLEVDNLRTYFDTVSGTVRSVDGVSYQVRAGRTLGVVGESGCGKSVTALSILRLVPTPPGRFAGGQIRYRGTDLLGLTEKQMRQIRGNRISMIFQEPMTSLNPVLTVGRQIAETVMVHQKLSRRDAYRRAEEMLRLVQIAEPERRVHEYPYQLSGGMRQRVMIALALACNPEVLIADEPTTALDVTIQAQIVDLLRNLQKTLGMGIVLITHDLGVVAECCDRVAVMYAGRKVEEAPVAELFDRPLHPYTRALMGSMPSMNASTQRLAEIPGMVTAPSELGKGCSFAPRCTYATERCRVEAPELTTHGDDHVVACHEVARVAAQPGPQVASIPASSADLTGVQA; translated from the coding sequence ATGGCCCTATCCCCCGCCAACGCCGTCGCCCCTGGCGACGTGCTGCTGGAAGTCGACAACCTGCGCACGTACTTCGATACCGTTTCCGGCACGGTCCGGTCGGTGGACGGCGTGTCGTATCAAGTGCGGGCCGGCCGCACGCTGGGCGTGGTCGGCGAGTCCGGCTGCGGCAAGAGCGTGACGGCGCTGTCCATCCTGCGGCTGGTGCCGACGCCGCCCGGGCGCTTTGCCGGCGGCCAGATCCGGTATCGCGGCACCGACTTGCTCGGCCTGACCGAAAAGCAGATGCGCCAGATTCGCGGCAACCGGATATCGATGATCTTTCAGGAGCCGATGACCTCGCTGAATCCGGTGCTGACCGTGGGGCGGCAGATTGCCGAGACGGTGATGGTGCACCAGAAGCTGAGCCGTCGCGACGCCTACCGCCGCGCCGAGGAAATGCTGCGCCTGGTGCAGATTGCCGAGCCCGAACGCCGGGTACACGAGTATCCGTACCAGTTGTCCGGCGGCATGCGGCAGCGCGTGATGATCGCGCTGGCGCTGGCTTGCAACCCCGAGGTGCTGATCGCGGACGAACCCACCACGGCGTTGGACGTCACCATTCAGGCGCAAATCGTGGACCTGTTGCGCAACCTGCAAAAGACGCTGGGCATGGGCATTGTGCTGATCACGCACGATCTGGGTGTGGTGGCGGAATGCTGCGACCGCGTGGCGGTCATGTACGCGGGCCGCAAGGTCGAGGAAGCGCCGGTAGCCGAACTGTTTGACCGACCCTTGCATCCGTACACGCGGGCCTTGATGGGCTCGATGCCATCGATGAATGCTTCGACGCAGCGCCTGGCCGAGATTCCCGGCATGGTCACCGCGCCCAGCGAGCTGGGCAAAGGCTGTAGTTTTGCACCGCGCTGCACGTATGCAACCGAGCGCTGCCGCGTTGAAGCCCCTGAGTTGACCACGCACGGCGACGATCACGTGGTGGCTTGCCATGAGGTGGCGCGCGTGGCGGCGCAGCCGGGTCCGCAAGTCGCATCCATTCCGGCGTCCAGCGCCGACCTGACTGGAGTTCAAGCATGA
- the dkgB gene encoding 2,5-didehydrogluconate reductase DkgB, producing MSIPQFGVGTFRLQGQVVMDSVRNALDVGYRAIDTAQIYENEAEVGQAIAESGVARVDLFITTKIWVPNMAQDKLVPSLKDSLAKLRTDYVDLTLIHWPAPGNGVSIAECMGALAEAKSQGLTRQIGISNFPIAETRAAIAAVGADAIATNQIELSPYLQNAALTAFLKEQGIHVTSYMTLAYGKVLKDPVIQQIAQRHNATPAQVALAWALQLGYSVIPSSTKRDNLASNLLALQLRLSDEDMAQIAALERNGREVSPEGLAAKWD from the coding sequence ATGAGCATTCCCCAATTCGGCGTCGGCACGTTCCGCCTGCAAGGCCAGGTTGTCATGGATTCCGTGCGCAACGCGCTGGACGTCGGCTACCGCGCCATCGACACCGCGCAGATCTACGAAAACGAAGCCGAGGTCGGCCAGGCCATCGCCGAATCCGGCGTGGCGCGCGTAGACCTGTTCATCACCACCAAAATCTGGGTGCCCAACATGGCGCAGGACAAGCTTGTGCCCAGCCTGAAGGACAGCCTTGCCAAGCTGCGCACCGACTACGTCGACCTGACGCTGATCCACTGGCCCGCACCCGGCAACGGCGTGTCGATCGCGGAGTGCATGGGCGCGCTGGCCGAGGCCAAGTCGCAAGGCCTGACCCGCCAGATCGGTATCTCGAACTTTCCCATCGCCGAAACCCGCGCAGCCATCGCCGCCGTGGGCGCTGACGCCATCGCCACCAACCAGATCGAACTCAGCCCCTATCTGCAAAACGCCGCGCTGACCGCCTTCCTGAAGGAACAAGGCATACACGTCACGTCGTACATGACGCTGGCCTACGGCAAGGTGCTGAAAGACCCGGTCATCCAGCAGATCGCCCAACGCCACAACGCCACGCCCGCACAAGTGGCGCTGGCCTGGGCGCTGCAACTGGGGTATTCCGTGATTCCCTCGTCGACCAAACGCGACAACCTGGCCAGCAACCTGCTTGCCCTGCAACTGCGCCTGAGCGACGAGGATATGGCGCAGATCGCCGCGCTGGAACGCAATGGGCGTGAAGTCAGCCCCGAGGGGTTGGCGGCGAAGTGGGATTGA
- a CDS encoding ABC transporter permease → MSENSISTQAPAAPILLHEALTTGGRRWRWIRKHPTLIIGLVLLLIVAALSIAAPWIATHNPITINPLQRLKPPSAEHYFGTDAMGRDVFSRVVWGGRVSLVVAIVVALVASLLGVVLGLLAGFVRWADAIIMRIMDGMMAIPDILLAIALMAVIRASLTTVIIAIAIPQVPRVVRLVRSLALTLREQLYVEAAHAIGTRLPVILRRHVLPNMVTPLVVQATFIAATAVLTEAVLSFLGVGVPAQVPSWGNMMADARNYVAVAFYTILYPGILLAITVLAINLMGDGLRDALDPRLANQR, encoded by the coding sequence ATGTCAGAAAATTCGATTTCCACCCAAGCGCCCGCCGCGCCCATCCTGCTGCACGAGGCGCTTACGACCGGCGGCCGGCGCTGGCGCTGGATACGCAAGCATCCCACGCTGATCATCGGGCTGGTGCTGTTGTTGATCGTGGCGGCTCTGTCGATTGCCGCGCCGTGGATCGCCACGCACAACCCCATCACGATCAACCCCTTGCAGCGCTTGAAGCCGCCGTCGGCAGAACATTATTTCGGCACCGACGCGATGGGCCGCGATGTGTTCAGCCGGGTGGTGTGGGGCGGCCGGGTGTCGCTGGTGGTCGCGATCGTCGTGGCGCTGGTGGCCAGCCTGCTGGGCGTGGTGCTGGGCCTGCTGGCCGGCTTTGTCCGCTGGGCTGACGCCATCATCATGCGCATCATGGACGGCATGATGGCCATCCCGGACATCTTGCTGGCCATTGCGCTGATGGCGGTGATACGCGCCAGCCTGACCACGGTGATCATCGCGATCGCCATTCCGCAGGTGCCCCGCGTGGTGCGGCTGGTGCGTTCGCTGGCGCTGACGCTGCGCGAACAACTGTACGTTGAGGCGGCGCACGCCATCGGCACGCGCCTGCCGGTGATTCTGCGCCGACACGTGCTGCCCAACATGGTGACGCCGCTGGTGGTGCAGGCAACCTTCATCGCCGCGACCGCCGTGCTGACCGAAGCGGTACTGTCGTTCCTGGGCGTCGGCGTGCCGGCACAGGTGCCCAGTTGGGGCAACATGATGGCCGATGCGCGCAACTACGTGGCGGTGGCTTTCTACACCATTCTGTACCCGGGTATCTTGCTGGCCATCACCGTGCTGGCGATCAACCTGATGGGCGACGGCCTGCGCGATGCGCTGGATCCGCGCCTGGCCAACCAACGCTAG
- a CDS encoding amidase has product MNAPALLAGPLPSSSPERDPVFGQSIGALQAAMAAGQLSAVDLVRAYLARIAAYDQHGPVLNAVLALNPRAEDEAKASDAQRRQGATRGPLHGIPILLKDNIDAVGMPATAGSRALAQRRPAQDADVVRRLREAGAIVLGKTTLHELACGITNVSSLSGRTRNAYDAARVPGGSSGGSAVAVAASFAAAAIGSDTSGSIRIPAAFNQVLGLRPTAGRCSTAGVLPLSPTLDTVGPMARCADDLAVLWSVMAGPDRATPTTSRTSADWRIGTLDPLFGDDPDEREVSAHARAALAHWQAQGVRTHSVKLAVDDARLKAANVTGYEFRDALAACLHDAGLPVRSLADILDGAYPHPEVMTLLREREALRDADGSARQAVLARAAAIRTEVLAALASGPFDMLAYPSVRTGPVVLGEPQRGGNGLLAAVTGLPALSLPIGFTQSGIPVGLDLLGPPGSEPMLLQAARALARLSQHPLNPTSPPTPRG; this is encoded by the coding sequence ATGAACGCGCCTGCATTGTTGGCGGGGCCCTTGCCGTCGTCGTCGCCTGAGCGCGACCCGGTATTCGGCCAATCGATCGGGGCGTTGCAAGCGGCGATGGCGGCGGGGCAGCTCAGCGCCGTCGACCTGGTGCGTGCCTATCTGGCGCGCATTGCGGCCTATGACCAGCACGGCCCCGTGCTGAACGCGGTGCTGGCGTTGAATCCTCGGGCTGAGGACGAGGCCAAAGCCAGCGATGCGCAGCGACGGCAGGGCGCCACGCGGGGCCCGCTACATGGCATTCCGATTCTGCTGAAGGACAACATCGACGCTGTCGGCATGCCCGCCACGGCCGGCTCGCGCGCGCTGGCGCAACGGCGGCCGGCGCAAGATGCCGACGTTGTGCGGCGCTTGCGCGAGGCGGGCGCCATTGTGCTGGGCAAGACCACGCTGCATGAACTGGCATGCGGCATCACCAACGTGTCTTCCTTGTCAGGTCGCACCCGCAATGCCTATGACGCCGCGCGCGTGCCAGGCGGTTCCAGCGGCGGCAGCGCGGTGGCGGTGGCGGCAAGCTTCGCGGCGGCCGCCATCGGTAGCGACACCAGCGGCTCAATCCGCATTCCGGCGGCGTTCAACCAGGTACTGGGCCTGCGACCGACGGCCGGACGATGCAGCACGGCCGGTGTCCTGCCCTTGTCCCCCACGCTGGACACCGTGGGTCCCATGGCACGCTGCGCGGACGACCTGGCCGTGTTGTGGTCGGTCATGGCAGGGCCAGACCGCGCGACGCCAACAACGTCGCGCACCAGTGCTGACTGGCGCATCGGTACGTTGGATCCGCTCTTTGGAGACGATCCTGACGAACGTGAAGTCTCGGCGCATGCGCGAGCCGCCTTGGCGCATTGGCAGGCGCAGGGAGTGCGGACTCATTCGGTGAAGCTCGCCGTGGACGACGCGCGCTTGAAGGCCGCCAATGTCACGGGCTACGAGTTCCGCGATGCGCTCGCGGCGTGCCTGCACGACGCCGGCTTGCCCGTGCGTAGCCTGGCCGACATCCTGGACGGCGCCTACCCGCATCCGGAAGTGATGACCCTGCTGCGTGAGCGCGAGGCGCTGCGCGACGCGGACGGCAGCGCGCGCCAGGCCGTGCTGGCGCGCGCCGCGGCGATCCGTACCGAGGTATTGGCGGCGTTGGCATCCGGCCCGTTCGACATGCTGGCGTATCCCAGCGTGCGGACGGGGCCGGTAGTGCTGGGCGAGCCACAGCGTGGGGGCAATGGCCTGCTTGCCGCGGTGACCGGCTTGCCGGCCTTGAGCCTGCCCATCGGTTTCACGCAGAGCGGCATACCCGTTGGACTGGACCTGCTGGGTCCGCCGGGCAGCGAGCCGATGCTGTTGCAGGCGGCCCGCGCACTGGCTCGGTTATCCCAGCACCCGCTCAATCCCACTTCGCCGCCAACCCCTCGGGGCTGA